One window of the Spirochaetota bacterium genome contains the following:
- a CDS encoding long-chain fatty acid--CoA ligase, with the protein MDKLRSQLGGLVLNEDTVVGIEFNTYMRYWDKVKFLSREKNGYTTQDFVPTTGGDFIEQQLYLAAGLLELNVEKGETVAVFSQNSIRYAASLFAIFSIGAVFVPVYPTTTEEEVEQMLRHSETRTIFAGEIAEYQKALAILDKVKSPLRRVIACHHMDAGPENVITYEKLIKLGRTSNRLPEVIDALKNMKGDDLAALFYTPGTTGEPKGALLSHANFASQRCVMDILKVGPRDVKLCHLPFSHVFGLSADVFSCATTGALMGIMRSFETGEMLAAMAEVRPTIICSVPRMFEKIRTNVLQEIQNGGGVRKTLFSLAVRTGTNIYMRRCKKQFIPPHAFALRLLLSPVYRSIRKSIRMARVRLLISGGGPLPVEVAYFFGGLGLSILEGYGLTETSPVMNVNPPYANKPGTVGPPIPGCEEKISDEGEVLVRGPMVCRGYHLNDEETRFSFTPDGFFRTGDIGTFDADGYLTITGRIKDLIITSAGKNIAPLHIEKRFQTDQYISNFCAIGDGRKYISALIVPNFGMLRTLAREMNIPFKGNEDLIARPEIVKFYKERVGEISSTLAKFEQVKKFTLLADEFSVETGEISPTFKFRRHAVQDKYKSQIDMMYPSSDALHDEF; encoded by the coding sequence ATGGATAAGCTTAGGAGCCAGCTCGGCGGACTGGTCCTGAACGAGGACACCGTCGTGGGCATTGAATTCAATACCTACATGAGGTATTGGGACAAGGTCAAGTTCCTCTCCAGAGAGAAAAACGGTTATACCACACAGGATTTCGTCCCCACGACGGGGGGCGATTTTATCGAGCAGCAGCTGTATCTTGCGGCGGGCCTGCTCGAACTCAACGTCGAAAAGGGCGAGACCGTCGCCGTATTTTCCCAGAATTCCATCCGGTACGCCGCCTCGCTTTTCGCGATTTTCTCCATAGGCGCCGTGTTCGTTCCCGTATATCCCACCACCACAGAGGAAGAGGTGGAGCAGATGCTCCGCCATTCCGAAACACGCACCATTTTCGCGGGGGAGATCGCCGAATACCAGAAGGCGCTGGCGATCCTGGACAAGGTCAAGTCCCCCCTGCGCAGGGTGATCGCCTGTCACCACATGGACGCGGGACCCGAAAACGTGATCACCTACGAGAAGCTTATCAAGCTGGGGCGCACCTCGAACCGGCTTCCCGAGGTCATCGATGCGCTTAAAAACATGAAGGGCGACGACCTGGCCGCGCTCTTCTACACCCCCGGCACCACCGGCGAACCGAAGGGCGCGCTGCTCTCCCACGCGAATTTCGCTTCGCAGCGATGCGTCATGGACATCTTAAAGGTAGGCCCGCGCGACGTGAAGCTGTGCCACCTGCCGTTCAGCCACGTATTCGGGCTGTCGGCGGATGTGTTCTCCTGCGCGACCACGGGCGCGCTCATGGGGATTATGAGGAGCTTCGAGACCGGGGAAATGCTCGCCGCGATGGCGGAGGTGCGTCCCACGATCATCTGTTCCGTACCGCGCATGTTCGAAAAGATCCGCACGAACGTGCTGCAGGAGATACAGAACGGCGGCGGTGTAAGGAAGACGCTTTTTTCGCTCGCGGTCCGTACCGGCACGAACATATACATGCGGCGCTGTAAAAAGCAGTTCATCCCGCCGCACGCCTTCGCGCTGCGCCTCCTTCTCTCACCGGTATACAGGTCGATCAGGAAAAGCATCCGCATGGCCAGGGTCAGGCTTCTCATTTCAGGCGGCGGGCCGCTCCCGGTCGAGGTCGCGTATTTTTTCGGCGGGCTGGGGCTGTCCATACTCGAGGGATACGGGCTTACGGAAACGTCCCCCGTGATGAACGTGAACCCGCCGTACGCGAACAAGCCGGGAACGGTGGGGCCGCCCATCCCGGGTTGCGAGGAGAAGATATCGGACGAGGGCGAGGTGCTGGTGCGCGGTCCCATGGTCTGCAGGGGGTACCATCTGAACGACGAGGAAACCCGGTTTTCATTCACGCCCGACGGCTTCTTTAGGACCGGCGATATCGGAACCTTCGACGCGGACGGCTACCTCACGATCACCGGCAGGATCAAGGACCTCATCATCACCTCTGCAGGAAAGAACATCGCGCCCCTGCATATCGAGAAGCGCTTTCAGACCGACCAGTATATCAGCAATTTCTGCGCGATAGGCGACGGGAGGAAGTACATCTCGGCGCTCATTGTGCCCAATTTCGGCATGCTCCGCACGCTCGCGCGCGAGATGAACATCCCCTTCAAGGGGAACGAGGACCTCATCGCGCGTCCCGAGATCGTGAAATTCTACAAGGAGCGCGTGGGCGAGATCTCGTCCACGCTCGCCAAGTTCGAACAGGTGAAAAAATTCACCCTGCTCGCCGATGAGTTCTCGGTCGAGACGGGCGAGATTTCCCCCACCTTCAAGTTCCGCCGGCACGCGGTGCAGGACAAGTACAAGTCCCAGATAGACATGATGTATCCCTCCAGCGACGCCCTGCACGACGAGTTTTAG
- a CDS encoding DEAD/DEAH box helicase, whose protein sequence is MNIEQLIGYLKSHEPFMAQVRYWASFDAVQGTYVPYPESLDPRLVQIYKKRGIESLYSHQGEACDAVARGEDLVVVTPTASGKTLCYNLPVLNRMLVNPEARALYLFPTKALSQDQLSELHETVTETGAQIKTYTFDGDTPNSARKAIRAAGNIVITNPDMLHAGILPHHTIWVKLFENLEFVVIDEIHSYRGVFGSHFANLMRRLRRICAFYGSNPRFICCSATIRNPREHAEALTGRTMRLIDTNGAPRGEKDYILYNPPVVNKELGIRASAIKEAAKVGALFLNNKIPTIVFSRSRVRTEIISTYLKEACPRAATQIAAYRGGYLPNERRAIERGLREGKLIGVVSTNALELGIDIGMLDAAITVGYPGSVSSLHQQLGRAGRRGKSSLAIIIATSSPLDQYIASNADYIIRSNPEAATINPDNLLILMDHLKCAAFELPFDAAERFAAHLGTTAEMLEYLEENGVLKRSEGKFHWMSGIYPANEISLRTAAHENFVIVDNEDRSRVIGEVDYYSAPTLIHNDAIYLHQGRQYYIDKLDWESRMAFCHEVESDYFTDAETKTDIHVLESFESRACGPTTLSRGEVNVRNKTVMFKKLKFNTHENLGWGKIDLPELEMHTASAWLDFDEDALAAIAGRAMAGRILYSIAYLFRNIVPIFTLSDVNDIRVAHQTRSNFSGKPAVFIYDSIPGGVGIAERVYAILGLVAGEARRVVEQCECETGCPACIGPLPSEDGAIKEYVSRVLGSLAHEPERQA, encoded by the coding sequence ATGAATATTGAACAGCTTATAGGATACCTTAAATCTCACGAGCCCTTCATGGCGCAGGTGCGCTACTGGGCGAGCTTCGACGCGGTGCAGGGGACGTACGTTCCCTACCCGGAGTCCCTGGACCCGCGCCTGGTGCAGATTTACAAAAAGCGCGGTATAGAAAGCCTCTACTCCCACCAGGGGGAGGCGTGCGACGCGGTCGCGCGCGGCGAAGACCTGGTCGTGGTCACGCCTACCGCCTCTGGGAAGACCCTCTGCTATAACCTGCCGGTGCTGAACCGCATGCTCGTCAATCCCGAGGCGCGTGCGCTTTACCTGTTCCCGACCAAGGCCCTCTCGCAGGACCAGCTCTCGGAGCTCCACGAGACCGTGACCGAGACCGGCGCCCAGATCAAGACCTATACCTTCGACGGGGACACGCCCAACTCGGCGCGCAAGGCGATCCGCGCGGCGGGAAACATCGTGATCACGAACCCGGACATGCTGCACGCGGGTATTCTCCCGCACCACACGATATGGGTGAAGCTCTTCGAAAACCTGGAATTCGTCGTGATCGACGAGATCCATTCCTACCGGGGCGTGTTCGGGAGCCACTTCGCGAACCTCATGCGAAGGCTCCGGCGCATCTGCGCCTTTTACGGCTCCAACCCGCGCTTCATCTGCTGCTCGGCGACGATCCGGAACCCGCGCGAGCACGCCGAGGCGCTTACCGGGCGGACCATGCGCCTCATCGACACCAACGGCGCGCCGCGCGGGGAGAAGGATTACATCCTGTACAACCCGCCCGTCGTGAACAAGGAGCTGGGTATCCGCGCCTCGGCGATAAAGGAGGCCGCGAAGGTGGGGGCGCTCTTCCTGAACAACAAGATCCCGACCATCGTGTTTTCGCGCAGCCGCGTGCGCACCGAGATCATCTCCACCTATCTCAAGGAGGCATGCCCCAGGGCGGCCACGCAGATCGCAGCGTACCGGGGCGGGTATCTCCCGAACGAACGGCGCGCGATCGAGCGGGGCCTGCGCGAGGGGAAGCTCATAGGCGTCGTGTCGACCAACGCGCTCGAGCTCGGGATCGACATAGGCATGCTCGACGCGGCCATCACGGTGGGATACCCGGGCTCGGTGTCCTCACTCCACCAGCAACTGGGGCGCGCGGGAAGGCGCGGCAAGTCGTCGCTCGCGATCATCATCGCGACGAGCTCGCCGCTCGACCAGTACATCGCGTCGAACGCGGATTACATCATCCGCTCCAACCCCGAGGCTGCGACTATAAACCCGGACAACCTGCTCATCCTCATGGACCATTTAAAATGCGCGGCCTTCGAGCTGCCCTTCGACGCGGCGGAGCGCTTCGCCGCGCACCTGGGCACGACCGCCGAGATGCTCGAGTACCTCGAGGAAAACGGCGTGCTCAAAAGGTCCGAGGGCAAGTTCCACTGGATGAGCGGGATATACCCCGCGAACGAGATTAGCTTGCGCACCGCGGCGCACGAAAACTTTGTGATCGTCGACAACGAGGACCGCTCGCGCGTGATCGGGGAGGTGGACTATTACTCGGCCCCCACGCTCATCCACAACGACGCGATCTACCTGCACCAGGGGCGCCAGTACTACATAGACAAGCTCGACTGGGAGAGCCGCATGGCCTTCTGCCACGAGGTCGAGTCCGACTACTTCACCGACGCCGAGACCAAGACCGACATCCACGTGCTCGAAAGCTTCGAAAGCCGCGCGTGCGGACCGACGACGCTCAGCCGCGGTGAGGTGAACGTGCGCAACAAGACCGTGATGTTCAAGAAGCTCAAGTTCAACACGCACGAAAACCTGGGGTGGGGCAAGATCGACCTTCCCGAGCTCGAGATGCACACCGCCTCGGCATGGCTCGATTTCGACGAGGACGCGCTCGCGGCCATCGCCGGCCGCGCGATGGCGGGGCGCATCCTCTACTCGATCGCGTACTTGTTTCGCAATATCGTCCCCATCTTCACCCTCTCGGACGTGAACGACATCCGGGTCGCGCACCAGACGCGCTCGAATTTCAGCGGGAAGCCGGCGGTCTTCATCTACGACTCGATCCCCGGCGGGGTCGGCATCGCCGAGCGGGTGTACGCGATCCTGGGCCTCGTGGCGGGCGAGGCGCGTCGCGTCGTCGAGCAGTGCGAATGCGAAACGGGCTGCCCCGCCTGTATCGGACCGCTGCCCTCCGAGGACGGTGCCATCAAAGAATACGTTTCACGGGTGCTGGGGTCGCTCGCGCATGAGCCTGAAAGACAAGCTTAA
- a CDS encoding TetR/AcrR family transcriptional regulator, whose translation MNKLRARSDSEKQVRKDKILQSAKKVFSLHGYQPTTIKMITEDARLSPASFYLYYESKLEAYRALNLMGIDILEKMITESLGKQSPGAAKRLRAVSGAYFRFFTEERDLYNIIAINHLGVREFFSDLDMVPVLEGRTKVLLDLVASIIGEGIKSGEFRKVDPWKTAVTLWGMMDGVLILEVKQSVGYVDATIEELLRHMMDLVLKALEA comes from the coding sequence ATGAACAAGCTGCGCGCCCGATCCGATTCCGAAAAGCAGGTCCGGAAGGACAAAATACTCCAATCCGCGAAGAAAGTATTCTCGCTGCACGGCTACCAGCCCACCACCATCAAGATGATCACCGAGGACGCGCGCCTGAGCCCCGCCTCGTTTTATCTTTACTATGAAAGCAAGCTGGAGGCCTATCGCGCGCTCAATCTTATGGGGATCGATATACTGGAAAAAATGATCACGGAATCCCTCGGCAAACAGTCCCCCGGCGCCGCAAAGAGGCTCAGGGCGGTGTCCGGCGCCTATTTCAGGTTTTTCACGGAGGAAAGGGACCTCTACAACATCATCGCGATCAATCACCTGGGGGTAAGGGAATTTTTCTCCGACCTGGACATGGTCCCGGTGCTTGAGGGAAGGACGAAGGTGCTGCTGGACCTTGTGGCGTCGATAATCGGTGAGGGGATAAAATCGGGTGAATTCCGGAAGGTCGATCCGTGGAAAACGGCGGTGACCCTGTGGGGAATGATGGACGGCGTGCTGATCCTTGAGGTCAAACAAAGCGTGGGATACGTTGACGCAACGATTGAAGAACTGCTGCGGCACATGATGGACCTCGTGCTGAAGGCGCTCGAGGCGTAA